In Daucus carota subsp. sativus chromosome 4, DH1 v3.0, whole genome shotgun sequence, one DNA window encodes the following:
- the LOC108204056 gene encoding uncharacterized protein LOC108204056, with product MAPKRARGRPTNNRENEEGNRNANQNPDIAQLLELVRQQTATIAQQQQLLQQMQPPQPPPGNVTTFKTFQSVKPPEFKGTQDPVEAHAWLKEMEKAFALTNVGDNQKVEYAAYFLKGESNYWWETTKALEPEGIITWDRFKRMFLDKYFPRYMQTQMEMKFFELKQDNMTVGEYEKKFTELSRFMGEYVDSEEKRVKRFQQGLKPWLRSRVAAFELTTYAEVVQKAMVIEGESEQNQKEKGNKKRRFESGEEGSSYKGQNQKVNQRFKLQSGPGNFKKREFGNKSQENRSQSSGQKPPQGSIPECKVCNKKHTGICNKANVVCYKCHAKGHYAHECKNQKANVTCYKCGKVGHVSRECKGAVNNQLLQMTAMPYPMNQATPMPAPSFPMPFNQPQMASSSSHPALTYPAQARTFNMNVKDVIQSSDVVSGTLSVNAASVKVLIDSGATGSFISKSFVDKWNCETQLMHEPLSVVLANQDRISVEHVCPHCTIVIAGHVFPASLIPFQLGEFDVILGMDWLTSFNAQIDCKNKTVVLSSPQGKKVTFKGQRQTQRFLTSMQAKKMIRKGCEAYLAYVIDKSKEVSSPEDIPVVRDFIDVFPEELPGLPPDRQIEFTIELAPGTEPISKAPYRMAPSEMKELAKQIQELLDKGFIRPSVSPWGAPVLFVKKKDGSMRLCIDYRELNKLTIKNRYPLPRIDDLFDQLKGASCFSKIDLRSGYHQLKIKAEDIPKTAFRTRYGHYEFLVMAFGLTNAPAAFMDLMNRVFKEYLDKFVIVFIDDILVYSKTEADHEEHLRIVLEVLRKERLYAKFSKCEFWLTEV from the coding sequence ATGGCACCTAAAAGAGCTCGAGGAAGACCCACTAATAACCGAGAGAATGAAGAAGGAAACCGAAACGCAAACCAGAACCCTGATATAGCACAACTTCTAGAATTGGTACGCCAACAAACAGCCACTATtgcccaacaacaacaacttcttcaacaaaTGCAACCACCACAACCACCTCCAGGAAATGTCACCACTTTCAAAACCTTCCAATCCGTAAAACCCCCGGAATTCAAAGGAACTCAAGATCCGGTTGAAGCTCATGCTTGGTTAaaagagatggagaaggcttttgcCTTGACAAATGTTGGAGATAATCAGAAGGTGGAGTATGCTGCTTATTTTCTTAAAGGAGAATCGAACTATTGGTGGGAAACAACAAAAGCTTTAGAACCCGAAGGAATTATTACTTGGGACAGATTTAAGAGAATGTTTTTGGATAAGTACTTTCCTCGCTATATGCAAACACAAATGGagatgaagttctttgaattaaaaCAAGATAATATGACAGTTGGGGAGTATGAAAAGAAGTTCACTGAACTATCTAGATTTATGGGAGAGTATGTTGATTCTGAAGAGAAGAGAgtgaagagatttcaacaaggactaAAGCCGTGGTTGAGAAGTCGGGTGGCAGCTTTTGAATTGACTACTTATGCTGAAGTAGTTCAAaaagcaatggtaattgaaggcgAAAGTGAgcagaatcagaaggagaaaggcaacaaaaagagaagatttgagtCGGGAGAAGAAGGCTCAAGTTACAAGGGCCAGAATCAAAAAGTTAATCAAAGGTTTAAACTTCAAAGTGGACCCGGAAACTTCAAGAAGAGAGAATTTGGGAACAAGTCACAAGAAAACAGATCTCAATCGAGTGGACAGAAACCCCCGCAAGGATCAATTCCGGAGTGTAAAGTTTGTAATAAGAAGCATACGGGGATTTGCAACAAGGCGAATGTAGTTTGTTACAAGTGTCACGCAAAAGGCCACTATGCTCATGAATGTAAGAATCAGAAGGCCAACGTCACGTGCTACAAGTGTGGTAAAGTAGGACATGTGTCGAGGGAATGCAAAGGAGCGGTTAACAATCAGTTGCTACAAATGACTGCTATGCCATATCCGATGAATCAAGCAACTCCTATGCCAGCACCATCATTTCCAATGCCTTTCAATCAACCTCAAATGGCATCATCCTCATCTCATCCAGCTTTGACCTATCCGGCACAAGCAAGGACTTTCAACATGAATGTAAAGGATGTAATTCAAAGTTCTGATGTAGtttcaggtacgctttctgtgaaCGCTGCTAGTGTTAAAGTATTGATTGACTCGGGAGCTACAGGGTCATTTATTTCGAagtcttttgttgataagtggAATTGTGAAACCCAATTGATGCATGAACCCCTATCCGTTGTCTTAGCTAATCAAGATAGAATATCTGTAGAACATGTGTGCCCCCATTGTACAATAGTGATAGCCGGACACGTTTTTCCTGCGAGTCTTATTCCTTTCCAGTTAGGCGAATTCGACGTGAttttagggatggattggttgacaAGCTTTaatgctcaaatagattgcAAGAACAAAACGGTAGTATTGAGTTCACCACAAGGCAAGAAGGTAACATTCAAGGGTCAAAGGCAAACTCAAAGATTTCTTACTTCGATGCAAGCAAAGAAGATGATACGAAAGGGATGCGAGGCGTATTTGGCATATGTAATTGATAAGAGTAAAGAGGTTTCTAGCCCTGAAGACATTCCAgtagtgagagattttatagATGTGTTTCCCGAAGAACTTCCTGGCTTACCCCCGGATCGACAAATCGAGTTTACAATAGAACTTGCACCCGGCACCGAACCTATTTCGAAGGCTCCTTATAGAATGGCTCCGTCAGAGATGAAGGAGTTGGCGAAGCAAATACAAGAACTATTAGACAAGGGATTTATACGGCCAAGTGTTTCACCTTGGGGCGCACCGGtcttgtttgtgaagaagaaagacGGGAGTATGAGACTTTGTATAGATTATCGAGAATTGAACAAATTGACGATTAAGAATAGGTACCCTTTGCCTAGAATTGATGATCTGTTTGACCAACTCAAGGGAGCTTCttgtttttcgaaaattgaTCTACGGTCGGGATAccaccaattgaagattaaggctGAAGACATACCGAAGACAGCTTTTCGAACACGATACGGACATTACGAATTCCTTGTTATGGCTTTTGGATTGACGAACGCACCGGCTGCTTTCATGGACTTAATGAATCGagtattcaaggaatatttagACAAATTCGTCATAGTTTTCATCGATGATATTTTGGTGTATTCAAAGACGGAAGCTGATCACGAAGAACATTTGAGAATAGTGTTGGAAGTGTTGCGAAAGGAGAGATTGTATGCCAAATTCTcgaaatgtgagttttggttgacGGAAGTATGA
- the LOC135152132 gene encoding uncharacterized protein LOC135152132, whose amino-acid sequence MAPKRARGRPTNNRENEEGNRNANQNPDIAQLLELVRQQTATIAQQQQLLQQMQPPQPPPGNVTTFKTFQSVKPPEFKGTQDPVEAHAWLKEMEKAFALTNVGDNQKVEYAAYFLKGESNYWWETTKALEPEGIITWDRFKRMFLDKYFPRYMQTQMEMKFFELKQDNMTVGEYEKKFTELSRFMGEYVDSEEKRVKRFQQGLKPWLRSRVAAFELTTYAEVVQKAMVIEGESEQNQKEKGNKKRRFESGEEGSSYKGQNQKVNQRFKLQSGPGNFKKREFGNKSQENRSQSSGQKPPQGSIPECKVCNKKHTGICNKANVVCYKCHAKGHYAHECKNQKANVTCYKCGKVGHVSRECKGAVNNQLLQMTAMPYPMNQATPMPAPSFPMPFNQPQMASSSSHPALTYPAQARTFNMNVKDAIQSSDVVSGTLSVNAVSAKVLIDSGATRSFISKSFVDKWNCETQLMHEPLSVVLANQDRISVELVCPHCTIVIAGHVFPASLIPFQLGEFDVILGMD is encoded by the coding sequence ATGGCACCTAAAAGAGCTCGAGGAAGACCCACTAATAACCGAGAGAATGAAGAAGGAAACCGAAACGCAAACCAGAACCCTGATATAGCACAACTTCTAGAATTGGTACGCCAACAAACAGCCACTATtgcccaacaacaacaacttcttcaacaaaTGCAACCACCACAACCACCTCCAGGAAATGTCACCACTTTCAAAACCTTCCAATCCGTAAAACCCCCGGAATTCAAAGGAACTCAAGATCCGGTTGAAGCTCATGCTTGGTTAaaagagatggagaaggcttttgcCTTGACAAATGTTGGAGATAATCAGAAGGTGGAGTATGCTGCTTATTTTCTTAAAGGAGAATCGAACTATTGGTGGGAAACAACAAAAGCTTTAGAACCCGAAGGAATTATTACTTGGGACAGATTTAAGAGAATGTTTTTGGATAAGTACTTTCCTCGCTATATGCAAACACAAATGGagatgaagttctttgaattaaaaCAAGATAATATGACAGTTGGGGAGTATGAAAAGAAGTTCACTGAACTATCTAGATTTATGGGAGAGTATGTTGATTCTGAAGAGAAGAGAgtgaagagatttcaacaaggactaAAGCCGTGGTTGAGAAGTCGGGTGGCAGCTTTTGAATTGACTACTTATGCTGAAGTAGTTCAAaaagcaatggtaattgaaggcgAAAGTGAgcagaatcagaaggagaaaggcaacaaaaagagaagatttgagtCGGGAGAAGAAGGCTCAAGTTACAAGGGCCAGAATCAAAAAGTTAATCAAAGGTTTAAACTTCAAAGTGGACCCGGAAACTTCAAGAAGAGAGAATTTGGGAACAAGTCACAAGAAAACAGATCTCAATCGAGTGGACAGAAACCCCCGCAAGGATCAATTCCGGAGTGTAAAGTTTGTAATAAGAAGCATACGGGGATTTGCAACAAGGCGAATGTAGTTTGTTACAAGTGTCACGCAAAAGGCCACTATGCTCATGAATGTAAGAATCAGAAGGCCAACGTCACGTGCTACAAGTGTGGTAAAGTAGGACATGTGTCGAGGGAATGCAAAGGAGCGGTTAACAATCAGTTGCTACAAATGACTGCTATGCCATATCCGATGAATCAAGCAACTCCTATGCCAGCACCATCATTTCCAATGCCTTTCAATCAACCTCAAATGGCATCATCCTCATCTCATCCAGCTTTGACCTATCCGGCACAAGCAAGGACTTTCAACATGAATGTAAAGGATGCAATTCAAAGTTCTGATGTAGtttcaggtacgctttctgtgaaCGCTGTTAGTGCTAAAGTATTGATTGACTCGGGAGCTACAAGGTCATTTATTTCGAagtcttttgttgataagtggAATTGTGAAACCCAATTGATGCATGAACCCCTATCCGTTGTCTTAGCTAATCAAGATAGAATATCTGTAGAACTTGTGTGCCCCCATTGTACAATAGTGATAGCCGGACACGTTTTTCCTGCGAGTCTTATTCCTTTCCAGTTAGGCGAATTCGACGTGATTTTAGGGATGGATTGA